A part of Papaver somniferum cultivar HN1 unplaced genomic scaffold, ASM357369v1 unplaced-scaffold_118, whole genome shotgun sequence genomic DNA contains:
- the LOC113330523 gene encoding uncharacterized protein LOC113330523, with protein MAELVVDVLQVFGSAMRVNGYDDVHVVDTSFRSKYFLSSADGRFQNIKSSPHRKRPRISNDNCLTTSQEYWEKDVTNMESNIVHKVTMLNLPEDVFQLSIERQPHEVDVTFQDSAQVKVVSSERRRENTECTMTSSDSHSFRPILPWINGHGTTNNIVYKGLIRRVLGIVMQNPGILEYDVIQQMNTLNP; from the exons ATGGCTGAACTTGTTGTAGATGTGCTTCAAGTATTTGGATCAGCTATGAGG GTCAACGGATACGACGATGTTCATGTTGTTGATACTTCATTCCGTTCGAAGTACTTTTTGTCCTCTGCTGACGGTCGTTTTCAGAACATAAAGTCTTCCCCACACAGAAAGCGTCCAAGGATAAGTAATGACAATTGTTTGACAACCTCACAAGAATATTGGGAAAAGGATGTTACTAACATGGAGTCTAATATTGTGCATAAAGTAACTATGCTCAATCTACCCGAAGACGTTTTCCAACTCTCGATTGAACGTCAACCTCATGAAGTAGATGTTACATTTCAAGATTCTGCGCAGGTCAAAGTTGTTTCTTCAGAACGGCGGAGAGAAAATACCGAATGTACAATGACTTCGAGTGATTCTCATTCATTTAGACCCATATTGCCATGGATAAATGGTCATGGAACAACTAACAATATTGTCTACAAGGGACTTATACGGCGGGTCCTTGGAATAGTGATGCAAAATCCTGGTATTCTAGAG